TATAATATTTCTCTAAAGTTTCTTTGCTATCGGTAACATATTGAACAGAATAAGTAATTCCACCCATTTCTTCATTCACCAAAACTTTTACAATTCGTGCCGAAGAAAACTTTTGAGTTGCCAGAATTTCCGGTATGTGTTTTTCCTGCATCCATTTTAACCATTGGTCGTGAACGCTTTCGTGTA
This genomic window from Flavobacterium sp. 9 contains:
- a CDS encoding DUF4286 family protein; translation: MIIYNVTTNIHESVHDQWLKWMQEKHIPEILATQKFSSARIVKVLVNEEMGGITYSVQYVTDSKETLEKYYIEDEPEFHREALGLFADKMLSFRTELEVISEH